In Pseudobacter ginsenosidimutans, the following are encoded in one genomic region:
- a CDS encoding XRE family transcriptional regulator: MISENDSIRLIFGLKVRSLRQEKGLSFQQLADKAGLSLSYVHDIETGKKFPKADKIIALAKTLGVDYDYLVSLRGNKKLQPIIDLINSDFINAIPWEHFGLSPASLLELFSNTPDKVTAFISTLLKIARSYQLSRESFYQSALRSYQDLHDNYFEDIEEAVGRFREQYKMQDQVPVDGSRLEAILLGMNVKVNRKKMAGNDALNSVRSYYSANNNTLFLNKGLSRAQENFLLSREAGFQFLQFTERPFETVSRHSESFEIMLNNFKASYFAVALLMPEEHFIDDVKRVISQPKWSPKSWLDLLNSYDVTPEMMMQRLTNILPRHFSIGNLFFLRVNGSMDSDHFEITKELHLSQLHNPYANALNEQYCRRWISIKSIKHIAELLRSKKLRAPLVEAQISEYWQTHNKYLCISIAKPVATNSNELVSVTLGLLIDQNLLRTMPSLNDPLIPSWLVHTTCERCGIMDCKERAAAPDIITKAEKEKKKNNALRMLDQ, from the coding sequence ATGATATCTGAAAACGACAGCATAAGGCTGATCTTCGGTTTGAAAGTGCGTTCCCTCCGTCAGGAAAAGGGATTGTCATTTCAGCAACTGGCAGATAAAGCCGGGCTTTCCCTTTCCTATGTACACGATATCGAAACCGGAAAAAAATTCCCCAAGGCAGATAAGATCATTGCCCTTGCCAAAACCCTGGGCGTGGATTACGATTACCTCGTTTCCTTGAGAGGCAATAAAAAGCTGCAACCGATCATCGATCTTATCAACTCGGATTTCATCAATGCCATACCCTGGGAACATTTCGGCCTCTCGCCGGCATCATTGCTGGAATTATTTTCCAATACGCCAGACAAGGTTACGGCCTTCATCAGCACCCTCCTGAAAATTGCAAGAAGCTATCAACTGAGCCGCGAAAGCTTTTACCAGTCCGCATTACGCTCGTACCAGGATCTGCACGACAACTATTTTGAAGACATTGAAGAGGCAGTGGGCAGGTTCAGGGAACAATACAAGATGCAGGACCAGGTGCCTGTTGACGGCTCGCGGCTTGAAGCCATTCTCCTCGGCATGAATGTAAAAGTGAACAGGAAGAAAATGGCCGGCAACGATGCGCTCAATTCGGTTCGATCATACTATTCAGCCAATAACAATACGCTCTTCCTCAATAAAGGGTTGAGCCGAGCCCAGGAAAACTTTCTCCTGTCGCGGGAAGCAGGCTTTCAATTCCTGCAGTTCACAGAAAGGCCTTTTGAAACGGTGAGCCGCCATAGTGAATCTTTCGAGATCATGCTCAATAATTTCAAAGCTTCCTATTTCGCCGTGGCGCTCCTGATGCCGGAGGAACATTTTATTGATGATGTGAAACGGGTGATCAGTCAGCCAAAATGGAGCCCTAAATCCTGGCTGGACCTATTGAACAGCTATGATGTAACACCGGAAATGATGATGCAGCGGCTAACGAATATCCTTCCACGCCATTTCAGCATCGGCAATCTTTTCTTCCTGAGAGTGAATGGGTCCATGGATTCCGATCATTTCGAGATCACGAAAGAATTGCATCTATCCCAACTGCACAATCCCTATGCGAATGCATTGAATGAACAATACTGTCGCAGGTGGATCAGTATCAAAAGCATCAAACATATCGCGGAACTATTGAGGTCAAAGAAACTTCGTGCACCACTGGTTGAAGCACAGATCTCGGAATACTGGCAGACGCATAACAAATACCTCTGTATTTCCATTGCCAAACCGGTGGCAACCAACAGCAATGAACTGGTGAGCGTAACGCTGGGATTGCTGATAGATCAGAATCTACTTAGGACCATGCCATCTCTGAATGATCCGCTCATTCCTTCCTGGCTGGTGCATACCACCTGCGAAAGATGTGGGATAATGGATTGTAAGGAAAGAGCGGCTGCACCGGATATCATTACAAAAGCTGAAAAAGAAAAAAAGAAGAATAACGCACTGCGGATGCTGGATCAATGA